The genomic segment CAATTTCGCGGCCGGAAAGAATATATTCTAAAATCTTTGTGAACACTTGGCTGGTCAAATCCTCGGCTTCTTGGGGGGTTTTGACCTTGAAATAAATAAATTTATATATTTTGTCAATATACTCATCATAAATCTGGGCAAATGCTTCTGCATCGCCATTTTGCACCTTGCGGATGAGTCTTTTCTCTAAAAATTTCACTCTCATTATATTAGACGAAAAAAAGATAAATTTGTTACAAAAAAATTAAATTTGAGCTAATGTTAGCTAATTTTAAGATACTTAATTTTATAATAACAAAAAAATTAAGGTTTCACAAGGATACAACTATAAAATAAAGATGTCTGATAAAAGACGTTGGATATCCTGTAGGACATCCAACGTCTTAACCAAACTGTAGATAAGTTCGCCAGTTAAGAAAGTTGAAAGGGAGATTTATATTCCAACAATTTCTTAATTTGGACATCTGATAAAACTTTAGCCTCTCTTAAAAAAGAAACCAACAAATCAAAACGCTCTTCTTCTTTTCTATGAAGTAAAATTATTTCTCCTTTTAGGTCAAATAATTTATTGTCTATGTATTCTTTATTAGGCAGCCTTGCTATATCTGTATCAACTTGATCAAGAGCCGGCATAATGTTGTTCTCCAACAAATTGTTAATATCCGCCACTAAATCCTTTCTTAAAGTCTTTATATCACTCTTGAATTCCTGCCTAAGTTCTTTGCTGGTAGTTTCTAGGCCACTCTTGAATTCCTGCCTAAGTTCTTTGCTGGTAGTTTCTAGGCCAGTTCTGAATTCCTGCCTAAATTCTTTTCTAGTTTTTTGAGCTTCAGCTCCAACTATTTTTTTAATTTGTCCTAAGTCTTGTTTGTTCATAATTTTATTGTACCTTTATTTAGAAATAAGTCAAATTTTATTTTTCAATCACATCTCCCCCAACTTCACTTTCACCACCTTTTCCGTCTCGCCCCGCATAAAAAAGAGCTCTATCTCATCTCCGGGCAAATACTGCTGAATGAGCTCGGTTAAACTATAGCGGCCATTGACAATATCATTATTAACTTTGCTAATTACATCAGCGTTCTTAAGGCCAGCCTCTCTGGCCACGGTGCCTAAACCAGGCGTGCCATAAAGCAAAGCGCCTTTTTTATAATCTTTAAACCTGGAATTAACAATACCAGAAGCGCGTGCCAAATTCAAATACTCCACCCCCAGCTTGGGCCGCCTGATTTCTCCAAACTTTAGAAGTTGATCTATGGCGCTTTTAAAATAATCCACAGAAATGGCTGTGTTAATCAATTCCTCAATTACTAAGTCTGATTCTTCCTCTGTGGTTCTGGCCTCTAAACTACGCAAAACGCCAACCACTGAACCGTCAAAATTTATCACTGGCCCGCCAGCCAACCCAGGGTCAAAGTCCTTGCCTAATAAAATGAACTCTTGAAGCTTTTCTGCAGACATAATTAGATCTTCTGAAATTTTAATATCCTGATATTTAATGTCATTAACATAGCTCACTTCTAAAGCCTTTGAATCTTTCAAAACCAAAATTCTCTCGCCAGAAGCAACTTCTTCGGCTAACTTAATCACAGAAAAATTTTTGCTAGCGCTAGCCAACTTTAAAAAAACTAGGCCCGTAAGCGGGTCTTCCACTATTTTTTCAATAGAATAAGTCTGGTTGTCAGAAGTGACCGCCAAATATTCTTGACCTGCCTCCGCTACCCCATTCACTGTCATCACCCAGCCATCATTAGTTAAAATTGAGCCCCGGCCAAGCGCCTTCTTGTCCAAATTAATCTGGTCAATGACATTAAGGCTGCTAACGTCTTGCTTAGAAAAAATTTTAACCAACTGGGGCCCCAATTGTTCCATTAGCTCGGTAATGTGCTCATCCTGGGTAATAGTAATCTCCTCCCGGGTTTGGATAGTAATTTCCCGTTTTGGCAGCCTTTCACTTAAATCCCAAGTGGCGACAAAAGGAATAGTCAATTTTTGCGAGGTTAAAATAAAAAGGCCTCCCAATAAGCCGCATAATAAACTTAAAACTACACACAAAATCAGACAAATAACTATGGTCTTAATGCTGATTTTTGACGGCACCTGCAAATGATTAAAATCATTGGCATTATACACCTCATCAATAATATCTGAATTCCTTTCTTCTTTATTAACTTTTTCCTTTTGTTTAGACATGAATTGCAAAATGAAATATAAAAATAAAATAATAAAATAATAAAAACTCATCTCGTCCCGTTTATTTTTATATTTTTATATTCTTGTATTTTTATTATACTACATCACCAACGGGCTGTAAATAAAATTATTGCTAAAGCAACAACCCCCCAGACCAAGCAGCGCTTAACCACCCCGCTTTCAAAAGTATTTTGCAAACGCGCCCTAATAATGTTTGTAATCCCGTAATAAACTAAAATTAGAAAAAAACCATTAACATAAAAACTGGTTGGCAAATAAGAAACTACCCAAAAAATCTCCAACAAAACAAGAGCGGG from the Patescibacteria group bacterium genome contains:
- a CDS encoding S1C family serine protease, which gives rise to MSKQKEKVNKEERNSDIIDEVYNANDFNHLQVPSKISIKTIVICLILCVVLSLLCGLLGGLFILTSQKLTIPFVATWDLSERLPKREITIQTREEITITQDEHITELMEQLGPQLVKIFSKQDVSSLNVIDQINLDKKALGRGSILTNDGWVMTVNGVAEAGQEYLAVTSDNQTYSIEKIVEDPLTGLVFLKLASASKNFSVIKLAEEVASGERILVLKDSKALEVSYVNDIKYQDIKISEDLIMSAEKLQEFILLGKDFDPGLAGGPVINFDGSVVGVLRSLEARTTEEESDLVIEELINTAISVDYFKSAIDQLLKFGEIRRPKLGVEYLNLARASGIVNSRFKDYKKGALLYGTPGLGTVAREAGLKNADVISKVNNDIVNGRYSLTELIQQYLPGDEIELFFMRGETEKVVKVKLGEM